CGGTCGTCTGTCCTGGACCTATAGATACATCAAATGGTACTGGAGCAGGCACTTCTGCTCAAAAGGGCTCTTTTGGGGTAAGCATCTCAATCTGGACTGGAGCTAACCTGAAGCCATATTTAACTGAATGACCAGTGGATTTGGCCTGGGTAATTCAACGGGGTGTCGTGTGTATAAATACAATCTTTGGGAAAATTTATGTTACACATGTGACACCCAAATGCCATGTTATTTTATTGTTGGCAGAAGCGGGTCTCATCAGAAAGGTGTGCCGAGCTAACAATTATTGCAGCAACACATGGATTGAAGGAAGCTTGGATATCTGACCATGTAAGTGTGTGTAATTTGGTTTCGTTCTTATTTTGCAATGATTTCCAGAGAAATCTGACATTTTGTTGGAAGCCATTAGTACTCGTACCAAAAAACATATCAAACTTTGGGATACTCAAAAACCTTCGTTTCTGAAAATGTCTGAGTGAAATTTCTTTCAATTGCAGCCTGTGCTTGCCATTATGTACTTGGTGCAATACATGCCAGCAATTGGCTATTGGATCATGGACAAGGTATGTGCTTAATATCTGAATAAGAACAGAAATCTTTGATAATGTAGTATCAAGATGCTAAGCCACTTCTGTCTGCACATTTACACACCATGACCTGCACCACCACTTCTATCTGCACATTTACACACCCTGCACCTGGTTAAGAGTATAGATCAGTGTGTTTCTTCTTTTATGTTTTCTCAGGTATGTGTTCCCTTACTTTTTTGCATCTATTCGCATCCAGTTTCCAATCGAATAGGCAAAAATCATGCACCATAGATCATTGAGGTAGGATCTCAATGAATGATACAAATGTTTGTTTTCCCCTTTTGTTGACAACGAGATACCTCCAatcacaaaacaaaaaaaactggaGCAATACATAATTCTTAACAGCGGGATGAGGCTCCTCAGTTAACCTCTTTTTTCTAGTTATtgcattttttctctctctttttcgaCTTTTGTCCACGTTATAATTATCCATGCGATCTCTTTCATTCTGTTTTGCTTTTCGGCATATTGAACATACATTAACCTTGTGCAAATTAAATATACGAACAGATCTAGCTGCTTCTTTTCTAAGGAATTATTTATGTTATTTACTTCTGGGGCTTATTTTGGGCATCCAGGTCGGTGGAAATCGAGTACGTGCTGCAGCAGAGAAGGGCAATACATACTCATGGAACCTGCTCTTTGGCAAGAATAAGAAAAAGGCAGCTTAAAAGTCGTGGATCCTAGGTCATGCATGTTAtattttacctctttttcatcaattCCAGTGCAAACTAATGATTATGCTCTTTACACGTGATTATCTTGCCTTTTTTCGAAGGACATCACGACTAAACTGGTGTACTTGTGTTCATCTTTCTTCCCAGGATTCCCTTGTAATATTGTCTCCATTCTTTCTTTGCTCTTGTTTGTTGATGTTCTGGAACAAAAGGTTATTTAGATTCCCATTACAGAAAATAATGAACGTCAAGCAACAGCTCTCTTTCAGCTGTATGTATTTTCATACATTGATCCTCTTTAACTTCTAAACCCAAGAGGGTTAATAGTGGGTGAAGCATTCAGAATGTTTTTTTTAGTTTGCAAGCTACAACTGTAAAGTGTTATAactgtttgttttttttggaaatttcCAATAAGTATTGATCTTCTGATAACTGCAGTTAGTTACAGTTATCCCAGTTGAGCTTTCTGGCTGCCAATAAGAATAATGTCTAGAAATGTCTAAAGCTAATTGCTCGGGTGTTCTAGATTTGTCATCAAAGACTCTAAGACACCTTTCTTTCCGTATGATATGCTGTATATAAATCTTTCCGTATGATATGTTGTATATAAACCAACTCTTGGTAGCCGCAAGTGCCATAGACATGTTGATTGTATTTTTTGACCAATTTTTGAGGAGTGAGgagcttagagcatctccaatgcaaggggtaAAGGTCTTAAAAAGACATGACACCTAGAATTTAACACTTATCTAACCAAAAATTTATCTCCAATGCCAAGGTAAAGATCTTAGCATGACATGGATGTCATCTCAAAGAGAAAGTCATATCTTTACCTTTTCCTTGATCCAAGGTCTTTTGACACATCATTAATTTCTTTATTCCAAAATTAATTTTACTCTAAGTTTGAGGATAATAATACCTTTgcattggagatgaaattttAGGTAGGAAGTATAACTTTAACTTTTTTTAGCTACATAGGAATGACCCACgacaaaaaaataaaagtatTAATAGGACCTCCAACTAGGATTACCTTCACCctaacattggagatgctcttacaaatattggatgttcaccccagcattggagatgctcttacaaATATAGAAATATTGGATGTAGAAGGCTTCCAAGCAAATCATACACAAAAACTAACATCCTCCGGAGACAACCGCCAGATGCCAGATGGTGAAAAACAAATTCATGCTGTCTATGcttcattaaaaaaatttaaaaaaatactgTTCACGACACAACTGAAATCAACATAACAAAGACACATGAGTAATGCGGCCAACATCCCTTAGTTTTAAGGTTTAGAAAGAATCAGCAGcgctattttttgtttttttatttttgttcacaGAGAAACAAAATCATAGtattttttatgaaaatatacaataacaacaacaaagttAAATCATACAAGTTTTGAGTAGTAGACTTTGCATTTTGCCCTGTTGGCTCCACAAAGGCACTAGATGGGTTGATGATGAGAACAATTAGAACACATATTTTGGCAGTTGGAGTGGAAAATTCCCAGCTTCAACCCTAAAGGGACTGCTTAATGGGTTTGTCAACCTGCAAAAGTAATAATCAAAGCATCAGAAGTCTAGAAAACTATTTCATTTACATTTCATAAAAGCATCTTCAAGAAACTCAACAGCGACTTAGAGAAACTGGTCTCCGAGAAGCTCTCACTATAATGAATACTGGTTTTGGCTTTCCTCATGTGGCCAGCCAACATTCATTCTCTAAATCCATAAGCACCGTGTTCTGAAAAATTATTACTCTCCACCCTTTAGTAAGAAAAGTTAGCCTCTCTCTTTACTTCAAAGAGCAACTTTTTGGAGAGCTCTTTATTCCACTGAGTACCCTTTTCTAAAGTAGTAAACAACATTGCATAAAAATCGAAGATAGCATAAATCTAAATCCAAGTGGCTGTCTCTTCTTACAAAATCAACTCTCAACGCACTAGGTAAATATAGTCGATCTATGTGAAGAGAGAAAACCCCCCAACTTATGTTGAGCCATTGCAGAGAGATATTAGATATCAGTTTTCCCAACCTAATTTGTTAACCCCTTCTTTTGAGTCCCTTGACGCTCTTGAGGAAAGATGTTCTGCAGAGTAGGGAGCTTTCTAGGAGATGCTGTGTGAGCATTTGCGCAACCAAGGCACACTAATCAAAACCAAAACGCACCAGCAACCTAAATTCCAAATACATCTGAATAGACATGCCAATCATCATTTTATTATTGTCTTCCTGATATACAGAGGTGTAGTCATATAATTTGTCACTAGTTATACCCACGGGAGCTTACAGCCATTATTCTTCTGTGTTTATTTTTCTACTAATGGGACACTAAGTGTAGCTGAAATACCTTCCAGGAACAAAAGTGAAAGAACCTTCAACAGAGCCAGTAGAAGATGGTAGAGGTGTGCAACTTTGATAAACAAACTCCTGACCATCTGGAGACAAGAGTGGGTACTGTAGCAAACAAGAACATGAATAAGTAACTAATTATCAAAACAAAAGGTGCTTGTATCTTGAGAATATCGAGAGTTCGGTATTAGATAATTAGTAGGCACATTTTACAGCTCTAACTTGACCTACATCCTTAGAACAATGCAATAAGATGTACTTGATTGTAGAAGAATCCTACTAAGATTTGCTTATCCAACATGATGGAtatcttccttcttcatctgTTAGATATATAGTCAGTAGGTATATATTTTACAACTCTAGTTTGACCTACGTCCCTAGAACAACGCAAACGTAATACCAATTAATAATTTAAGTATACACGGTATATAGAAGAAGCTTCCAAATCATTTTTGTGAACATATTTTTGATTGCACTAAGAAGTACTCCATCGTAAGAGATTGCCATGAAGATTTGCTTACccagagaaaaaaacaaaaacagtaAGTATAGAACATGATTGATACCTGTCCTATTACAGCTTCTCCATTTACATCAGAGACAACAGCATCATCAGCTCGAATAATCCAGTGCCGCCAATAAAGTTGACAGGAGTTGAAAGGCATGCCATCTAACCGGCCACCTTCTTGTGAAAGGCTCATCCGGATTGAGTAagaaaaccaatatttttcattATCCTCTTGAAGATCACTTAGCTCCGGGACAAAGACAGCAGAAGCACGAATCTGCAAATAAATCATCGACATTAGTACAAGCTGACATTTCAGTCCCCAGACACAATCTTCCCCACAATTTGAATACAAACCTATGAGCAGAGACAACGATGCAATGCACATATGGATTTTCGATGGACATGCTAATACCTCATAACAAGACACACGAATGAACTAAAAACTAACTGTAGAAATGAAATCTCAGTTTGTCACAAAAACAGCAAATTATACTTCAGAATAAAATACGAAGTTTTTCCGGTTACCTTAACACCATGAGTAACTGCAGTAGAACACAGTGGGGGTGATTCAGGGAATAGATTGATACTTTTAACTTTCTCCACCTCATGAACTTGAATAATTCCACTATGTAAGCGACGGTTATGTTCTTCTAACCACAACAACATAGCATCTTGTGGCTCACCACCATCCCCACCATGCACGGAACTAATCAATTCCCTAGGCACACAAGGAACTGTTTCTCCATCTGCATATAAGTTCCTTGTACCAACATGAAGTTGCCCATTAATACAATTCAGGAAAAACAGCTTCTCAATGTAAGTAGACGAAGCTGCGACAACAACATACTTAGACCTGTTTGAAAATCCAAGGTTACTTACAAACTCCTTGGTTGCTGTTATGACATGAGACAAAGGTAACAAGTAGACATTTACATTATGGTCATAAAAGGAGTAACCTCCCATAAGGCCAAGCCCTGAAAACATATTATCTTTAACATCTTGACCATCGCAAAGGCGGTACAGAACCTTTGTAGATAATGGCAATTTCACTTTTAGACTCTCTTCAACAGTTTTAATATCATCCTCAGTTGCGCCTTTTCGCAATGTATTTCCAGCCTCTGGGAAATTTATGGCCatccaatttttaagtgatcccCAGCATCTTTTCACTCTTTTCACAAGAGACCAAGGGTACATACTGAACTCCTTCCTCCATATCTGGTATGTTTCCTGTAAAAAACCAAGGGGAAAAATGATAAATGAAAATACAGATTGATTAGGTTGGTGAATAGGGATGATTAATGTAAATTTATACCTTGAAAGAAGGAGTTGGATTTCCAAAAGGATCTGTAGGAGAAGAGAGATCAAGATCTTGAGAACATAATTTAGACCAAATGATTTCTTCAGAAGCTGAAACCCTAAATCTCTTGTTAACGCAAGCTAGAATAGCTGCATCTTTAGGACCTAACTTTGATACTATTTCATGTATTGCTAATCCTCCTAAACCCTCTAATGAGGCTGAtgacatctctctctctctttctctctcaaaATCAACTTCTTTAGTTTTATCCAGAAAGAGTGATGAGAATGGGAGTTTTAAACATAGAGAGACTCGGACATAAAACAGTTGATTACCTGTCGTTCATAGGCCGTTTCCTCATAACATGAGTCACGAGCCATGACTCATGCCGAGTGTCGAaaagatttttttgtttgtttgtttgtttgtttgataaacaaggaacctCTTCATTAATGAAATTctaggttacaatgagtttaagatcaacATACAGTAAaaatacaataccgagaaatccgacaagaaaaagagaaggattatcgaagtaagacaaatacaagtatgaataagatccgattaaatcggaagaagaatggtttttctcggaattaacttccaaccatttagtttgtttttcttctatagaaagatgtgctcccaaagtaggagtgatttgctcaaatctcttgagactagtgatgaagcttccgtcgtcaaaaagaccacATATGGAGATTCTgtcgccggataagttgatgatgaagattccgacGCCGGAGACAGCCAAGATGGAGATTTCGTcattggagagcatcactattgatcttaaaacccaacccaataaccaagaatcgccattaaagcgaagacaaacctcaaaagagtagataaaaccaccataatggtgtagataagtaggAAACATAATAAAAACTACACTAAACTACTAGCTAAcctagaaaacaaggaataatgaagaaatctgctcagatctagtccatcattggactagatctgagcagagaagggttgttcttgatggttttgttggagaagaagaagtgagagagagagaggaggagAGTGATAGTTTGGTTACTGAACCGTGAATTGATTAGAAGATTTTCGTTTGCTACAAGGGGTAAGGCTTATTCCTGTGCATATAGCATATGGAAGTGGTTTTGCTAGTTTTGCACCCATTATGGGTACGTAAAAGTGGCAAACATAAGTAGTTAAGTGGCAAATATACCACGTAGACATAAACGGTAGGTCTCTACCGAGCAATAGAGTATTTTTTGCTCGATGCAATCGCTTGCTGGTCGTTAGAGCGCTAGCGATAGTCTTTATATTGCTCGACACTATGATCATCGCTCAGTTAGTTATCATCCAACGGTCAGTAATTCACCCTCTATAAATACTCAACTTCAAGTTCATTTCAACTCACAGcaaaatttctaaatctctctagaaatTCTCAAACTCacatatattccatgctttttgtAACTCttctacaacaaaaaaaaaaactcatataattttcaaaatatgaacatatGTGAGTTCATAGAAAACAAGTACGTCGCGAAAAATCAAATAACTGTTAATGTGAAAAATCAAATAAGTAGGCAGGGTCCAAAATTTACTATTGcagaagatgaatgcatttgtaTGAATTATGTTTGGTTTACGGATAGTCCTATCATTGGAGGTGCACTCCAATCCCAACCATTCTCGGAAAACATATTTCTGAAATatcaagaagaaaaaatgaacctCAACAAACGCAATGCACTCGCGTTGAGTAGCTAGTCGCTTAAGTGTTATCAATAAAGAATTTAATTTGTATATTGCTTTGGTAATGCCAGCGGGTTAAAACATGAGGAGTGGCGGACCTTGAACAAAGGTGCCCGGCGATTGGCGTCGCGTCAATGAAAAAGACTTCCATGAATCCTTTGTTTGTGTGACTCTTCTTTACCTTCAAATTTGTTTTACCTTGATTTTCCTTGTCTTGAACTCTTCTTTTGCCTCTTCTTATTTGCAGGTTTGAGTTGGTTAATATCTAAACTTGAGGACTTCTTTGTTTTTTACCTTTTTTTATCTATAAATATCACACATATCTTCTTAATAAAAGCTTCAAGTACTACTTCAGAAAAATCAAGCACTGAATCAAGTTGGGTTTAAAATTATGCCATTTgagaaattttgaaaaaaaaaaataaagattaaGAAAGAGAGTAATAGAGAAAATTTTGAGTAAAATTTTCGGTgtaaatttttattttgaaaattacCTTATTTATAGGCTACTAAAAACTAGTCGTTGATGCTACACTTTCCAGCAAGCGATATTGATTTAATAGACAGCGATGAAACTTTATCGCTGGCTTTATAGTCAAGAGCGCTCGATAGAGTTTCGATCGCTTATATTTTTCCCATAGTGGTGCGACTGGTTTGTCATATCACCAAGTATGTCAAATGCTTTTCCATGGTGTATAGAAATAAGCCTAGAGGGGTGGGGTGGTTGGATTGCAAGTTTTATGTAAGTTAGTATATCGATTAAATGTTCTTCGCATTGTAAAAGTGTTAGTTATGATGCTCGATCAGAGCACGAGCAAATTTTTCCCGTAAAAGAGCCTATTTTTGTGCAAACTCCTCTAAAAATTGTATATTTAACATGTTAATTTGATTAAATAATTAGTTAAAAAAATAAACTTATTACTGTTTATATTTAGAATCTCGATTCTCGTTGCGTAACTCCTAAAATTAAATAAGTGATGAAAATTAAAATGTCACGTGTACGTTCACTAGAGAATCCGCATAGAATCGGACTCTATATAAGATGTTATTACATGACCCAACGATAAAAAGACCTAATATATaaaaaagacataaaatacccaTGAAATATAGAATCTGCAATTTTAAAGGAGACAACCTTAATATAGTAAAGGTAATCAAATTTAGCTTAAGTTAGATAGGCTAATAATAATGTTACAGTGATAGTAAGTATTCGTTAAGCTTGTTTCATTCCTGGAAAAGCACTTATTTGCCTCGAGAGTCAAACAGAATAGCAGACTATCTAGCAAAATGTGGAAGGTCTAGAAAAAGTACCTAGTCCTGGTTGAAGGATATTCTTAGTTGGTTGCACAATCTCATTAGGGAGAATATAAATGTAACTCAGTCAGATTACATTACATGTTAACCCTAATCTGGTTAATGTCATAATCGGATTGAAACTTTTTTCTCCATCTGACATTCCTTCCATATTTGATTATTTATTTGTAATTATTGAAGCATTAACATTATGCTGGAAATGCTACGTAATTTGTTGAAGTCATAAAAACTAGAGTGTTGGAGGTTGTGAAAGAGTTAGGGTACCAAGTAccccaccaactttttcgttcggcaccttgtatggacaaaacctaatacaattgcaagtagatctaAATTAAAGATCCGTGAACAATATGTACATAGAGTTTTCTCTTATCTCTTCTACAATCAATACGTCTAGACTGATAAGTCCGTTAACCggattgtgtagaagagttcttggacgatctcacaaatcaatatccataGTCGTGTCTATCAACAGGATCTCAATTATGAAAAGTATGAAACTTGTagtctatctttcaagataataATTCGATATGAACAAGTCTGGTTGTTGACcacaattaataaggacttaGACTACCTAAATTGAATACGTattacttgtgttattcctattataaagacaAAACAATATTATACgaaatgaaaaggcgagggtacccaaatatacctcaagctaaaacttttccacctataagtcctttctccaaaagtgattttctatggactgagtcgagacaatacaactaatcggtttacacttcgtgtgatcgtctatggatacgagatcgagacaatacaacaacgaagtatgtttacttgataagaggttcagacttaaccaaacacaatgtgattactatcaagtaaatcgggattaacgtttgtgtaatttactttaaattataataacaaagaattataatttcggaaaataaaagtaaatgacacaacaagattttgttaacgaggaaaccgcaaatgcagaaaaaccccgggaccttgtccagaattgaatactctcaggattaagccgctatacaaaatcaaaccaacttcgtgtagttgagaccaagcaactaaacatatagttcacctagttccgtctgtattcccacgcctccaacttatgaataagtcacatacttggaacaattcctttggttcgtattccaaaaagtaaaggaacaacaaatctgtttggtagcaactctcttcaaccaagtgatgtgagttcgacaaaggatcttctgtttatctcaataaactcattcctcaagttcttagatctatcttatgatcaactaccgaagtaattgttaagagtttgcaatcaatacttttaatcataaagaattgtattgatgtcgatctacacaactaatcaatctaatcttccacaaggataaaccgattatagttggatcctctataccgaaacaagtattgtgcacaccaaagattatgaaacccaaatcagaaatcttcaatatcttctttgtcttcaaatcttcttaaatcttcaataaacgctTGCatgcaacaacttgaatctcttgtgatcaatcacgcacagaacggagtctgttaacaatggattatcacaagaagtatttagatctacaaacaatctaaagatccctgtcgaaacttcgatctagtttgagtgaatcttctatcagaagagaagattctcaagcataaacaaactaggtgcaatcaaagttcaaccaccgttagtcaatcaaatcaatcaaaaacaaaagataaaccacaattatctagttttccaccaacggtactaatagagcttctcaatcccaaagaagactttaaactgagcggccgtaagagatttctcctattaggttactctcctctccgaataggcggcttcaccagtaacaacacaaccgaagaagtttgctgtcacgaaggattagtttgctcgaaatgcaaacttcaagtatttatagacaaggaagtttggacaccaaggaatttccaaaaccgaaaatattctcaagatatgcaatatattccaaattcggttttcataattcctggaatctgtccaaaatattgaacgaaaatctctttggaaaatctccaactagtaaatgcacattactaattctcattttcgtaaaataa
Above is a genomic segment from Papaver somniferum cultivar HN1 chromosome 10, ASM357369v1, whole genome shotgun sequence containing:
- the LOC113318669 gene encoding F-box protein SKIP16-like, which produces MSSASLEGLGGLAIHEIVSKLGPKDAAILACVNKRFRVSASEEIIWSKLCSQDLDLSSPTDPFGNPTPSFKETYQIWRKEFSMYPWSLVKRVKRCWGSLKNWMAINFPEAGNTLRKGATEDDIKTVEESLKVKLPLSTKVLYRLCDGQDVKDNMFSGLGLMGGYSFYDHNVNVYLLPLSHVITATKEFVSNLGFSNRSKYVVVAASSTYIEKLFFLNCINGQLHVGTRNLYADGETVPCVPRELISSVHGGDGGEPQDAMLLWLEEHNRRLHSGIIQVHEVEKVKSINLFPESPPLCSTAVTHGVKIRASAVFVPELSDLQEDNEKYWFSYSIRMSLSQEGGRLDGMPFNSCQLYWRHWIIRADDAVVSDVNGEAVIGQYPLLSPDGQEFVYQSCTPLPSSTGSVEGSFTFVPGRLTNPLSSPFRVEAGNFPLQLPKYVF